From Paenibacillus graminis, a single genomic window includes:
- a CDS encoding AAA family ATPase translates to MKTLGLTLGKFAPLHKGHQFMIETALQEVDELIVVIYETTVTTIPLHVRANWIRKLYPAVRVIEAWDGPDGYSDDREHEIREEQYILGLLNGEQVTHFYSSEFYGKHMSIALGAVDRRVDEARGRVPVSATMVRSDPYKYRAYVSDIVYRDLITKVVFVGAMSTGKSTITEALAQRYRTTYAGEYGRDYWTEHQVDRRISLKAFDEIAVGHMEREEQALLQANKYLFVDTNAITTYMFALDYHGRAPERLTRIALENAQRYDLFFLCDDDIPYEDTWDRSGNQKRHIFHKQIIADLKERRIPYITLRGSLEERMHKVDDVLAKFKPYTNYFGERGN, encoded by the coding sequence ATGAAGACACTTGGCTTAACACTCGGGAAGTTCGCCCCGCTGCATAAAGGGCATCAGTTCATGATCGAGACGGCGCTGCAAGAGGTCGATGAACTGATTGTGGTGATCTATGAGACGACGGTGACAACGATCCCGCTGCATGTCCGGGCGAACTGGATTCGCAAGCTCTACCCGGCGGTTCGGGTGATCGAAGCCTGGGATGGGCCGGATGGGTATTCGGACGACCGGGAGCATGAGATAAGGGAAGAGCAATATATTCTGGGGCTGCTGAACGGCGAGCAAGTGACGCATTTCTACTCCAGCGAATTTTACGGAAAGCATATGAGCATCGCTCTGGGCGCAGTGGACCGGCGGGTGGATGAAGCCCGCGGGCGGGTGCCGGTTTCAGCGACCATGGTCCGTTCCGATCCTTACAAGTACCGGGCATATGTGAGCGATATTGTATATCGGGACTTAATTACAAAAGTGGTTTTTGTGGGAGCGATGTCGACGGGCAAATCCACAATTACCGAAGCATTGGCCCAGCGGTATCGCACAACCTATGCGGGCGAATACGGGCGCGATTATTGGACGGAGCATCAGGTGGACCGCAGAATCAGCCTCAAGGCGTTCGATGAAATCGCTGTAGGCCATATGGAGCGGGAAGAGCAGGCTTTACTGCAAGCGAATAAATACCTTTTTGTCGATACCAACGCGATCACGACTTATATGTTTGCCCTGGATTACCACGGCCGGGCGCCTGAACGCTTAACCCGGATCGCTTTGGAAAATGCGCAGCGGTATGACCTTTTTTTCCTCTGCGACGATGATATTCCTTACGAGGATACATGGGACCGCAGCGGGAATCAGAAGCGGCATATTTTCCATAAGCAAATCATTGCAGACTTGAAGGAGCGGCGGATTCCCTATATTACGCTCCGGGGAAGCCTGGAGGAACGGATGCA
- the pnuC gene encoding nicotinamide riboside transporter PnuC, giving the protein MNKSWGGWNLFELAWLVLFTSIAVGFTVISKDSLFGFTVFITGVLCVVLAAKGNLMSYVFGMYNTVGYAYLAYVNGLFGEVMLNLLFFVPMNVVGFYMWKNNSNNGKLSMRQLELKGLLLVGAICIAGCLLLGFGLSFIPGQNSPYIDAITTVLSVVATLLMVRRFKEQWLVYIVLNMFTVLLWVIRMLEGSGEGLLMIVMWSAYLVNAVYGYYNWNKGAREVSA; this is encoded by the coding sequence GTGAATAAATCGTGGGGCGGTTGGAACCTGTTTGAATTGGCGTGGCTGGTGTTGTTTACCTCAATTGCTGTGGGGTTCACGGTGATTTCTAAGGATTCCTTATTCGGATTTACGGTCTTTATCACCGGGGTGCTGTGCGTGGTGCTAGCGGCGAAGGGCAACCTGATGAGTTATGTGTTTGGTATGTACAATACTGTTGGTTATGCATATTTGGCCTACGTCAACGGTTTATTTGGAGAGGTTATGCTGAATCTGCTATTCTTTGTTCCTATGAATGTCGTCGGCTTCTACATGTGGAAAAATAACAGTAATAACGGTAAGCTGTCCATGCGTCAGCTGGAGCTCAAGGGCCTGCTTCTAGTGGGGGCAATCTGCATAGCGGGCTGCCTGCTGCTGGGATTTGGGTTATCGTTCATACCGGGGCAGAACTCGCCGTATATTGATGCCATTACGACGGTGTTATCCGTTGTGGCTACACTTTTGATGGTTCGGAGATTCAAGGAACAATGGCTGGTCTATATCGTCCTCAATATGTTCACGGTGCTGCTGTGGGTCATTCGAATGCTGGAGGGGAGCGGGGAAGGCCTGCTGATGATTGTCATGTGGAGCGCATATCTGGTTAACGCTGTATACGGCTACTACAATTGGAACAAGGGAGCTAGGGAGGTGTCCGCATGA
- a CDS encoding sensor histidine kinase gives MLIITIISVTVAALLFAHLLLMRRELGRMTAQLRHYNKGTTGKKIDVTLFDRRLEALAGEINRQSDLVVGAEARRRRTENELRQAIANISHDIRTPLTSIFGYIQLLEAEPITPEEKHEYLTIVKNRTKRLQALLNDFFELSLIESPDYQLKTERIGMTVLLSDILVGFYDRFNERNITPDIRLTKEAVTVYADESAVRRVVENLLINTVKHAAGHVEICFGQREKTAELRIVNEAKELSDIDVRLLFDRFYTVDRTRSAQGSGLGLSIAKSLMDKMNGTLTAELHEGSLTMTCRWKL, from the coding sequence TTGCTGATCATAACGATCATATCGGTTACGGTGGCGGCCCTTCTGTTTGCCCACCTGCTGCTGATGAGGCGGGAGCTGGGGCGGATGACGGCGCAACTGCGCCATTATAATAAGGGGACAACCGGTAAAAAAATAGACGTGACTCTATTCGACCGGCGGCTCGAAGCGCTTGCGGGTGAAATTAACCGCCAGTCCGATCTTGTAGTCGGCGCAGAGGCCCGCAGAAGACGAACCGAAAATGAGCTGCGGCAGGCGATTGCGAACATTTCACATGATATCCGTACTCCGCTGACCTCCATCTTCGGCTATATTCAACTGCTGGAAGCAGAGCCTATTACGCCCGAGGAAAAGCACGAATACCTCACAATCGTTAAAAACCGCACGAAACGGCTGCAAGCGCTATTGAACGATTTCTTCGAGCTGTCCTTAATCGAATCTCCGGATTATCAGCTTAAGACCGAGCGGATCGGAATGACTGTCCTCCTGTCAGACATTCTGGTTGGTTTCTACGACCGGTTCAACGAACGGAATATTACGCCGGACATCCGGCTGACGAAGGAAGCGGTGACTGTATATGCCGACGAATCAGCCGTGCGGAGGGTTGTTGAGAATTTGCTTATCAATACTGTCAAGCATGCGGCCGGTCATGTGGAAATCTGCTTCGGGCAACGGGAGAAGACAGCCGAATTGAGGATCGTGAACGAAGCGAAGGAATTATCCGACATCGATGTGAGGCTGCTATTCGACCGCTTCTATACGGTCGACCGGACCCGGTCTGCCCAAGGATCGGGACTTGGTCTTTCCATCGCCAAAAGTCTCATGGATAAGATGAACGGCACGCTGACAGCGGAGCTGCACGAAGGCAGCTTAACAATGACCTGCCGTTGGAAGCTGTGA
- a CDS encoding ABC transporter permease, producing MYNLIRSELFKLRKDRSFRVLLLVTAVLSLAYPLLYYFDNKSSGDPQFTGAEFLLKFMASNGYVIKFGVAALAGFFIASEYATGVMKTIASSGNDRGRLFTAKLIGFSVGAMVISLVFPVVSTTEVSLLSGFGHLPEGVDAFFIPRALGLTLLYTAGYAAIGALFTAVFTESGKTIGFSMIFFLMIDTILGGLGKYIPFFTTVYDYSIFKLMGDISKPSIGSGDLPALLLVPLLTIVAAGLLGILVFRRKEIK from the coding sequence ATGTATAATCTGATCAGATCCGAGCTGTTCAAGCTGCGTAAGGACAGATCCTTCCGGGTGCTGCTGCTCGTAACCGCCGTTCTTTCATTGGCCTATCCGCTGCTTTACTATTTTGACAATAAGTCGAGTGGAGATCCGCAGTTCACAGGAGCCGAATTTCTGCTTAAATTTATGGCAAGCAATGGCTATGTGATCAAATTCGGCGTAGCGGCGCTGGCCGGATTCTTCATCGCGAGTGAATATGCAACGGGTGTCATGAAGACGATCGCATCGTCGGGCAACGACAGAGGGCGGCTGTTCACCGCCAAGCTGATCGGTTTCTCGGTTGGAGCCATGGTGATCTCCCTGGTATTCCCGGTCGTAAGCACGACCGAAGTTTCCCTGCTTTCAGGTTTCGGCCATCTGCCGGAAGGGGTAGACGCGTTCTTCATACCGCGGGCCCTCGGACTGACACTGCTGTACACTGCAGGCTACGCGGCGATTGGGGCGCTGTTCACTGCCGTGTTCACCGAAAGCGGCAAGACGATCGGCTTCTCGATGATTTTCTTCCTGATGATTGATACAATTTTAGGTGGCTTGGGTAAGTACATCCCTTTCTTTACTACAGTGTATGATTATTCCATATTCAAGCTGATGGGCGATATTAGCAAGCCCAGTATCGGCAGCGGCGATCTGCCGGCGCTCCTGCTTGTGCCGTTGCTGACGATTGTCGCAGCCGGGCTGCTCGGGATTCTAGTGTTCCGCAGAAAGGAAATAAAATAA
- a CDS encoding ABC transporter ATP-binding protein translates to MSEYVLQTNQLSKKFKGSAALDKVNLSIRKGSIYGFIGQNGAGKSTLMRIVTGLAFPSGGSIELFGAGGERALTQARKRMGLIIESPSLFPHMTAAENLEVNRLLRGIPGKDCVARMLELVGLQGTGRKKVKNFSLGMKQRLGLAIAMLSDPEFLILDEPTNGLDPMSVIEMRELLKQLNHERGITILISSHILSELHLLASHYGIIHHGRLLEQLTAQELNDKCQQYVYIKADNPDKAATVIQNELRTNDFEVMPDGAIKLYGHTEQPGKVSTALFSAGLEIEQFMPMGEDLESYFMKRIGGAGHV, encoded by the coding sequence ATGAGCGAATATGTATTGCAAACGAATCAATTGTCTAAGAAGTTCAAAGGCAGCGCAGCGCTCGATAAAGTGAATTTGTCAATCCGCAAAGGCTCCATATATGGCTTTATCGGGCAGAACGGAGCCGGGAAATCGACGCTGATGCGCATTGTTACCGGACTTGCTTTTCCGTCCGGCGGAAGTATCGAGCTGTTCGGTGCCGGCGGTGAGCGGGCGTTGACCCAGGCCCGCAAGCGGATGGGGCTGATTATCGAGAGTCCCTCGTTGTTCCCCCACATGACCGCTGCCGAGAATCTGGAGGTGAACCGGCTCCTTCGGGGTATCCCCGGCAAAGACTGTGTTGCAAGGATGCTGGAATTGGTAGGACTACAGGGAACAGGCAGGAAGAAAGTGAAGAATTTCTCGCTTGGCATGAAGCAGCGGCTGGGTCTGGCCATCGCCATGCTAAGCGATCCGGAATTTCTAATTCTGGACGAGCCAACCAATGGGCTCGATCCGATGAGCGTCATCGAAATGCGCGAGCTGCTCAAGCAGCTCAACCACGAACGAGGGATAACGATTCTGATCTCCAGCCACATTCTGAGCGAACTGCATTTGCTGGCCAGCCATTACGGCATCATTCATCACGGCAGGCTGCTGGAGCAGCTTACTGCTCAGGAATTGAACGATAAATGCCAGCAGTACGTGTATATCAAAGCGGATAATCCGGACAAGGCGGCAACGGTTATTCAGAACGAGCTCCGCACCAACGATTTCGAAGTGATGCCGGATGGGGCCATCAAGCTGTATGGTCACACGGAACAGCCGGGCAAAGTATCGACGGCGCTTTTCTCCGCAGGCCTGGAAATTGAGCAGTTTATGCCGATGGGTGAAGACCTGGAGAGCTATTTCATGAAGCGGATCGGAGGTGCCGGGCATGTATAA
- a CDS encoding response regulator transcription factor translates to MNNSINILVAEDDSDISRLLCSIIRKSGYVPQPAFSGTEALLYLEQRPWSMVLLDLMLPGMTGEELLKWIRVRGGMPVIIISAKGEQQTKVSALRGGADDFITKPFDIEEVSARIDSHLRRYAQIAPPAVPAVLQHKGLMLDPDSKTVTAEGTEVALTAREYEIAALLLSAPKKVFTKANLYESVWDEPYYGDDNTVNVHMSNLRSKLAKAAPGSEFIETVWGMGYRLKP, encoded by the coding sequence ATGAATAATTCAATTAATATTCTCGTGGCCGAGGACGACAGTGACATCAGCCGGCTGCTGTGCAGCATTATAAGAAAAAGCGGTTACGTGCCACAGCCTGCCTTCTCCGGAACGGAGGCACTGCTTTATCTGGAGCAGCGGCCATGGAGCATGGTGCTGCTTGATCTGATGCTGCCGGGAATGACGGGCGAGGAGCTGCTTAAATGGATCCGCGTGCGGGGCGGTATGCCAGTCATCATCATTTCGGCCAAAGGTGAGCAGCAGACCAAGGTGTCGGCGCTGCGCGGAGGTGCGGATGACTTTATTACGAAGCCTTTCGACATTGAGGAGGTATCGGCGCGCATCGATTCCCATCTGCGCCGGTATGCGCAGATTGCTCCGCCGGCTGTGCCGGCCGTACTGCAGCATAAGGGACTGATGCTCGACCCTGATTCCAAGACGGTGACGGCAGAGGGGACAGAGGTTGCACTGACCGCCCGGGAGTACGAGATTGCCGCATTGCTTCTATCGGCACCGAAAAAGGTATTCACAAAAGCCAATCTATACGAAAGCGTATGGGATGAGCCATACTACGGAGACGACAATACGGTCAACGTCCATATGAGCAATTTGCGGAGCAAGCTGGCGAAGGCTGCGCCCGGCAGCGAATTTATCGAGACGGTATGGGGCATGGGCTACCGGCTGAAGCCTTAA
- a CDS encoding phytase gives MKTWETVLSTLLLAGALLPAATTNAAPASGLNGYEPLRKHMEEIGATITWDSDDKSALVKLKNGFAGTFTTGEKEYRLAGKAGELATEVKLVGGKMYIPSKLLQAILAENAKFTNSADIITPYPVTAQVETAAVEDGEDAADDPAIWLDSANPANSKIIATNKGGGVLVYDLNGKELQNYKVGKMNNIDIRYDFQLGGKKVDIVGATNRSTNTIDIFAMDGATGKLTDIAAQPIKAKMEEVYGFSFYHSLKSDKYYALVLGKEGEFEQYELADNGNGKVSGKLVREFKLATQSEGMVADDEYGKMYIAEEDYAIYKYDAEPDGGTKPLSTVDIADGRRLQDDIEGLTLYYGAGGHGYLIASSQGSDSYAIYDREGNNAYLTSFKIADGPLTDGTSVTDGIDVLGFGLGEQFPYGIFIAQDDSNINNGKELNQNFKVVAWDQIAKGAKTPLLMDNKVNPRELVDRSAK, from the coding sequence ATGAAAACATGGGAAACTGTACTATCTACGCTGCTCCTTGCAGGTGCTCTACTCCCTGCCGCAACAACAAACGCAGCGCCAGCCTCAGGCCTAAATGGATATGAACCTCTGCGCAAGCATATGGAAGAGATCGGAGCAACAATCACTTGGGATAGCGACGATAAGTCGGCACTGGTCAAGCTGAAGAACGGATTCGCAGGCACGTTCACAACCGGCGAGAAGGAATATCGTCTTGCGGGTAAAGCCGGCGAGCTTGCAACGGAGGTCAAATTAGTCGGTGGCAAGATGTACATTCCTTCCAAGCTGCTTCAAGCTATTCTTGCGGAAAATGCAAAGTTCACCAATTCCGCTGATATCATCACCCCTTATCCGGTAACCGCCCAGGTTGAGACGGCAGCTGTTGAAGATGGCGAGGATGCAGCCGATGACCCGGCCATCTGGCTCGATTCTGCGAACCCGGCGAACTCCAAAATCATTGCTACAAATAAAGGCGGGGGCGTCCTTGTCTATGATTTGAACGGTAAAGAGCTTCAAAATTATAAAGTGGGAAAGATGAATAATATCGATATTCGTTATGATTTTCAGCTTGGCGGTAAAAAAGTAGATATTGTTGGCGCGACGAACCGTTCTACGAACACGATTGATATTTTTGCCATGGATGGGGCAACCGGGAAGTTGACGGACATCGCAGCACAACCCATTAAAGCGAAGATGGAAGAGGTATACGGATTCAGCTTTTATCACAGCTTGAAATCAGATAAATATTACGCATTGGTGCTGGGCAAAGAGGGCGAATTTGAGCAATATGAGCTGGCCGATAATGGAAATGGCAAAGTTTCAGGCAAGCTCGTTCGCGAGTTTAAGCTGGCTACGCAATCCGAAGGCATGGTAGCCGATGATGAATATGGCAAGATGTACATTGCAGAAGAGGACTACGCGATCTACAAATATGATGCGGAGCCTGACGGCGGCACCAAACCTCTGTCCACTGTTGATATTGCGGATGGACGCCGGCTGCAGGATGATATTGAAGGGTTGACTCTCTATTATGGCGCCGGCGGCCATGGTTACTTAATCGCCTCCAGCCAAGGCAGCGACAGCTATGCGATATATGACCGTGAAGGCAATAACGCCTACCTTACCAGCTTCAAAATCGCCGATGGCCCATTGACCGATGGCACCTCGGTAACCGACGGTATCGATGTACTCGGGTTCGGACTGGGCGAACAGTTCCCTTATGGCATTTTCATCGCACAGGATGATTCCAACATCAACAATGGCAAAGAGCTTAACCAAAACTTTAAAGTGGTAGCCTGGGATCAAATTGCAAAAGGTGCAAAGACTCCGCTTCTGATGGACAACAAGGTTAATCCTCGTGAACTTGTGGACCGCAGTGCAAAGTGA
- a CDS encoding YdeI/OmpD-associated family protein, whose translation MSGLGDHVTELTDSQYDLIFAYVLNMKSLQDLVNQVIDHNYLNKGGYLYAAYPKKGNKVYSTYIHRDSLFEGVGAGEDGYIGSSSLKFARMVGLNDVFTVVGFKEEARKKKDTSSKPSQRVDDYTSMIPAVEKELQDSPEALALYQSLTPGYRKDWARYVYSAVQEETRAKRRAEMKKILGEGYKSVDMYRRDKP comes from the coding sequence TTGTCGGGGTTAGGAGATCATGTTACCGAATTAACAGACAGCCAGTATGATCTCATTTTTGCCTATGTGCTCAATATGAAGTCGCTGCAGGATCTCGTCAATCAAGTGATTGATCATAACTATTTAAATAAAGGCGGCTATTTGTACGCAGCTTATCCCAAAAAGGGGAATAAGGTTTATTCCACCTATATCCATAGAGACAGCCTTTTTGAAGGAGTAGGGGCCGGTGAGGACGGCTATATTGGATCGAGCAGCCTGAAATTTGCGCGTATGGTGGGCTTAAACGATGTGTTTACCGTTGTCGGTTTTAAAGAGGAGGCACGAAAGAAAAAGGATACGTCCTCCAAGCCGAGTCAGCGTGTGGACGATTATACCTCTATGATCCCTGCCGTGGAAAAAGAGTTGCAGGATAGTCCGGAGGCGTTGGCTTTGTACCAATCCCTGACTCCCGGTTACCGGAAGGATTGGGCCCGGTATGTTTACAGTGCCGTACAAGAGGAGACTAGAGCAAAACGGCGGGCAGAAATGAAAAAGATTCTAGGCGAGGGATATAAAAGCGTCGATATGTACCGGAGAGATAAGCCGTAA
- a CDS encoding putative ABC transporter permease subunit, producing MIAAASFGYSFMMALALEQMGRMDLLLAIMMAVTSLVGFFTTVYKASGVLFSYRDYDLVMSLPIKTSHVVASRMLQLYVLNLFFSVMVMLPAGMVYAIKVNPGALFYLFFLITLFFIQLLPIIAATIIGSCISWISSRFKASRIISLVLTFAVMIALMVGSFGMNENGQALADMGTGLAEMVFKLYPLAAVYVDAVCSYRMSSLLLFIALSVLSFMIFATVLGTRYKAIHTGLTTSHASGKYIMKPLEASSPFRALYKKELRRYFSSSIYVLNTSMGMILLLVMSIALLFVSPEKLGERIEIPQFSRYLSTLAPIIVSLFVTLSCTTSSAISLEGKHLWILQSSPVSKQSILLSKVAVNLTITLPIVVVSGVLLMISLRMGWTESLLLLVIPSIYACYSAMMGVIINLKLPNLEWTSEVAVVKQSAAILVSMFTGIISLLFPLGTSLLLPHVNGKLMMSGVGMIMIAVCIAMFRYIQTKGEQLVQKL from the coding sequence ATGATAGCAGCGGCTTCCTTTGGATACAGTTTTATGATGGCGCTGGCCCTTGAACAAATGGGCCGGATGGACCTGCTGCTGGCCATAATGATGGCTGTTACTTCACTTGTAGGGTTCTTCACAACGGTCTATAAGGCGAGCGGTGTATTATTCAGCTACAGAGACTACGATTTGGTGATGTCGCTGCCTATCAAGACGAGTCATGTTGTCGCAAGCCGTATGCTTCAGCTCTATGTGCTGAATTTGTTTTTTTCGGTCATGGTAATGCTGCCAGCAGGTATGGTCTATGCTATAAAAGTGAATCCCGGGGCGTTATTTTATCTGTTTTTTCTAATAACACTCTTCTTTATTCAATTACTGCCGATTATTGCTGCAACGATTATTGGCTCATGCATTAGCTGGATCTCTTCCCGGTTTAAAGCGAGCCGGATAATCAGCCTGGTCTTAACCTTTGCCGTAATGATTGCACTGATGGTTGGTTCATTTGGGATGAATGAAAACGGGCAGGCGCTTGCTGATATGGGGACTGGGCTGGCAGAAATGGTATTTAAACTGTATCCCCTTGCAGCCGTGTATGTAGATGCTGTTTGTTCGTACCGGATGAGCTCATTGTTATTATTTATCGCGCTATCGGTACTTTCATTTATGATATTTGCCACTGTACTTGGCACAAGATATAAAGCTATTCATACAGGGTTAACGACCTCCCATGCAAGCGGTAAATATATAATGAAGCCGTTGGAAGCCTCATCTCCATTTCGTGCACTGTATAAGAAGGAGTTGCGCCGGTATTTTAGCTCTTCTATTTATGTGCTGAATACTAGTATGGGCATGATCCTATTACTGGTGATGTCGATTGCCTTATTGTTTGTCAGCCCGGAGAAGCTGGGGGAACGGATCGAAATCCCACAATTCTCCCGCTATCTGAGTACGCTGGCTCCAATCATAGTTTCCTTATTTGTAACTTTGAGCTGTACAACGTCAAGCGCCATTTCCCTTGAAGGTAAACATTTGTGGATCCTGCAAAGCTCACCCGTATCGAAACAAAGCATATTGCTTAGCAAAGTTGCCGTGAACCTCACCATTACACTGCCGATTGTGGTTGTGAGTGGTGTACTGCTTATGATATCGCTGCGTATGGGGTGGACCGAAAGCTTATTATTGCTTGTTATCCCTTCGATATATGCTTGTTATTCAGCGATGATGGGCGTTATTATTAATTTGAAATTGCCTAACCTGGAGTGGACAAGTGAAGTTGCGGTGGTCAAACAGAGTGCGGCTATCCTCGTATCTATGTTCACAGGGATCATTAGTCTATTATTTCCATTGGGGACATCCCTTCTTCTGCCCCATGTGAATGGCAAACTCATGATGTCAGGTGTTGGAATGATTATGATAGCGGTATGCATAGCAATGTTCAGATATATACAGACAAAAGGGGAGCAGTTGGTTCAGAAGCTGTGA
- a CDS encoding ABC transporter ATP-binding protein: protein MLTITHFTKSYKGGKKAVDDLNLVVERGDIYGFIGHNGAGKTTTIRAVVGVLDFEEGDIAIDGISIKKDPVACKANTAYIPDNPDLYDHLTGIQYLNFIGDLFGVSKADRERLIKKYSDAFQITANLGDMISSYSHGMKQKLAIISALIHTPKLLVLDEPFVGLDPKAAHMLKTIMVELCSNGSAIFFSTHVLDVAEKLCNKIAIIKGGQLIAHGKTEEVKGKNSLEDVFLELIDND from the coding sequence ATGCTTACAATCACACATTTTACCAAGAGCTACAAGGGAGGTAAAAAGGCGGTAGATGACTTGAATTTAGTGGTCGAGCGAGGCGATATTTATGGCTTTATCGGCCATAACGGTGCAGGCAAAACAACGACCATCCGGGCAGTAGTTGGTGTGCTTGATTTTGAGGAAGGGGATATTGCAATTGACGGCATCTCCATTAAGAAAGATCCGGTGGCCTGCAAAGCGAATACTGCGTATATTCCTGATAACCCGGATCTGTACGACCATCTTACCGGGATACAGTACTTGAATTTTATTGGTGATCTCTTTGGCGTATCCAAGGCGGACCGTGAGCGGCTCATTAAAAAATACAGCGATGCTTTTCAGATTACGGCGAATTTAGGGGATATGATCTCATCCTATTCTCATGGTATGAAGCAGAAACTTGCCATAATCTCTGCTCTCATTCATACACCAAAGTTGTTAGTGTTAGATGAACCCTTTGTTGGCCTTGATCCAAAGGCAGCTCACATGTTAAAGACTATCATGGTAGAACTGTGCAGCAACGGCAGTGCCATTTTCTTTTCAACCCATGTACTGGATGTGGCAGAGAAGCTCTGCAATAAGATAGCGATCATCAAGGGGGGACAATTGATAGCCCATGGCAAGACGGAAGAAGTAAAGGGCAAGAATAGCCTGGAAGATGTATTTCTGGAGCTGATAGATAATGATTAA
- a CDS encoding GntR family transcriptional regulator: protein MKTKYQVIFDDIKSNILSGAYNVGEQIPTESALQDMYNVSRQTVRKAILELSNEGFLRSEKGSGTYVSNQFRSKSGGSSNTKTIGVITTYISDYIFPSIIRGIEGRLNEDNYSLLLASTNNDVAQEKKALEMMLSFGVEGLIIEPTKSNLYNPNIAYYLSFKEQDVPFIMINAYYEELEVPFFCLDDVQSSYLATKELISKGHTQIGIIAKMDDLQGKYRMKGYIKALGEAKLRFHPEQVLSFDTETKQALPASLKKFLSENRDVLTAIVCYNDEVGLEAVNVCRQLDISVPGDLSIIGQDNSYIAKNASIKLTTLTHPQEQMGRDAAEWVIKKLQGKKDLRNSTYYQPVLIEGETVRALD from the coding sequence GTGAAAACCAAATATCAGGTTATTTTTGATGATATAAAAAGCAATATTCTATCAGGAGCGTATAATGTAGGCGAACAAATCCCCACCGAATCCGCATTGCAGGATATGTACAACGTTAGCCGGCAGACGGTCCGGAAGGCGATTCTAGAACTGTCCAACGAGGGTTTTCTCAGAAGTGAGAAAGGCTCCGGCACGTATGTCAGCAACCAGTTCCGTTCCAAATCCGGCGGCAGCTCCAATACTAAAACCATCGGTGTGATCACAACCTACATCTCGGACTACATCTTTCCTTCCATCATCCGCGGGATTGAGGGCCGGTTAAATGAGGATAATTATTCGCTTTTGTTAGCCAGTACCAACAATGACGTCGCCCAGGAAAAGAAAGCGCTGGAAATGATGCTGTCCTTCGGTGTAGAGGGTCTGATTATTGAACCTACGAAAAGCAATCTGTACAATCCCAATATCGCATACTACCTGTCCTTTAAGGAACAGGATGTTCCCTTCATCATGATTAATGCCTATTATGAAGAATTGGAGGTGCCCTTCTTTTGTCTCGATGACGTCCAGTCCAGTTATCTGGCAACCAAAGAGCTGATCTCCAAAGGACATACCCAAATCGGCATCATTGCCAAAATGGATGATTTACAAGGAAAATACCGCATGAAAGGCTACATCAAAGCGCTTGGAGAAGCCAAATTGCGGTTTCATCCCGAGCAGGTGCTCTCCTTCGATACTGAGACGAAGCAGGCGTTGCCCGCCAGCCTAAAGAAATTCCTAAGCGAAAATAGAGATGTGTTGACGGCAATTGTCTGCTATAACGACGAGGTAGGCCTGGAAGCTGTAAATGTATGCAGACAACTGGACATCTCTGTTCCGGGGGACTTATCCATTATTGGCCAGGACAATTCTTACATTGCCAAGAACGCCAGCATTAAACTGACGACTTTGACACACCCCCAGGAACAAATGGGACGCGACGCCGCAGAATGGGTCATTAAGAAGCTGCAAGGAAAGAAGGATCTGCGAAACAGCACCTACTACCAGCCTGTATTGATTGAAGGGGAGACGGTAAGGGCGCTGGATTAG